The Rattus rattus isolate New Zealand chromosome X, Rrattus_CSIRO_v1, whole genome shotgun sequence genome has a window encoding:
- the Rai2 gene encoding LOW QUALITY PROTEIN: retinoic acid-induced protein 2 (The sequence of the model RefSeq protein was modified relative to this genomic sequence to represent the inferred CDS: inserted 1 base in 1 codon) — protein sequence MDELQSQNLSMDMTDSPPTLANNRLENGMAQLITTEAWNINSTDLVKKALVTVPAPSILNPPAESQSGMALKVAATVLQPLCLGESPVVMPIHMQVEGSSAPELNPNGNATYVMTTQGPVQLPVMLEQHVFQHLNXPLVLPQEAPCSSNAIHNNLFQGAEDSEAQPQLLDLRIPSQPQEPTLPFEAVLQNLFPTQGSLGPPPCQPPPGYAPVPPQSFNSPLSPLVPPATLLVPYPVIVPLPVPVPIPIPVPVPQSSESKFSPSFPKPPSSFGLHSFKGTQTTLEKDELKPLDILQPKEYFQLSRHTVIKMGGENEALDLSMKSVPWLKAGEASPPVFQEDAALDLSLAAHRKAEVPPETLYNTSGSADIQGHTLLEKLPSGMEMPFAPAKSREASAMMDSHSSSSNGTEMVSQPIHPGSELKPENNIEIVSESQAAKVIVSVEDAVPAIFCGKIKGLSGVSTKNFSFKREDSVLQGYDINSQEDESLGNTEPLRKPIKNRSIKLKKVNSQEIHMLPIKKQRLATFFPRK from the exons ACTCCACTGACCTGGTAAAGAAGGCCCTGGTGACCGTGCCTGCCCCATCAATTCTGAACCCCCCAGCTGAGTCACAGAGTGGCATGGCTCTGAAGGTAGCAGCCACCGTGCTGCAGCCCCTGTGCCTTGGGGAAAGCCCAGTGGTGATGCCCATTCACATGCAGGTGGAGGGAAGCTCTGCGCCAGAACTCAACCCCAACGGCAATGCTACCTATGTTATGACGACACAAGGCCCCGTGCAGTTACCGGTGATGTTGGAACAGCATGTTTTCCAGCATCTCA ACCCTCTAGTCCTGCCTCAGGAGGCCCCGTGCTCCTCCAATGCTATCCACAACAATCTCTTCCAGGGGGCTGAGGACTCTGAGGCCCAACCTCAGCTCCTGGACCTGAGGATTCCAAGTCAACCACAGGAGCCTACGTTGCCTTTTGAAGCTGTGCTCCAGAATTTATTCCCCACCCAAGGCTCTTTGGGCCCTCCACCCtgccagcctcctcctggctATGCTCCAGTGCCTCCCCAGTCCTTTAACTCCCCCTTGTCTCCCCTAGTCCCACCAGCTACCCTCTTGGTGCCCTATCCCGTGATTGTCCCCTTGCCAGTTCCAGTGCCCATTCCCATCCCTGTCCCAGTGCCTCAGAGTTCTGAATCTAAGTTCAGCCCCAGTTTCCCCAAGCCACCATCTTCCTTCGGCCTGCACTCCTTTAAAGGTACTCAGACCACTCTGGAAAAGGATGAACTGAAGCCCTTAGACATCCTCCAGCCAAAGGAGTATTTCCAGCTCAGCCGCCACACAGTTATCAAGATGGGGGGTGAGAATGAGGCCCTGGATCTGTCCATGAAGTCAGTGCCCTGGCTCAAGGCTGGGGAAGCAAGCCCCCCAGTCTTTCAAGAGGACGCGGCCCTGGATCTGTCTTTGGCAGCCCACCGAAAAGCTGAGGTTCCCCCAGAGACATTGTATAACACCAGTGGGTCAGCAGATATTCAGGGTCACACCCTGCTGGAGAAACTTCCCAGTGGCATGGAAATGCCCTTTGCCCCGGCCAAGTCTCGTGAGGCCTCAGCCATGATGGAtagtcacagcagcagcagcaatggcacCGAGATGGTCAGCCAGCCCATCCATCCTGGCAGTGAGTTAAAGCCTGAAAATAACATTGAGATCGTAAGTGAGTCTCAGGCGGCCAAGGTCATTGTGTCAGTTGAAGACGCTGTGCCTGCCATCTTCTGTGGCAAGATTAAAGGCCTCTCAGGGGTATCCACCAAAAACTTCTCCTTCAAAAGAGAAGACTCTGTGCTTCAGGGTTATGACATCAACAGCCAAGAAGACGAGTCCCTGGGAAACACCGAGCCTCTTAGGAAACCCATCAAAAATCGGAGCATAAAGTTAAAGAAAGTGAACTCCCAGGAAATACACATGCTCCCAATTAAAAAACAACGGCTGGCCACCTTTTTCCCAAGAAAGTAA